Proteins encoded within one genomic window of Christensenellaceae bacterium:
- a CDS encoding preprotein translocase subunit SecG, with the protein MLNLLLAVPAWVSNSFPTIRIVLMCIIAVGALAMIVITLMQSARGETGANVITGATNDSYYMQNKGETKDEVLRRLTIGLAIAIVVCVLIYLTLFAIYPNTSAGA; encoded by the coding sequence ATGTTGAATTTATTGCTGGCTGTTCCGGCGTGGGTGAGCAACAGTTTTCCTACAATCAGAATAGTTTTAATGTGTATCATAGCTGTAGGGGCTCTTGCTATGATTGTAATTACACTTATGCAGAGCGCAAGGGGTGAAACTGGTGCCAATGTTATTACGGGTGCTACCAATGACAGTTATTATATGCAAAACAAGGGTGAGACTAAAGACGAGGTTTTGCGCCGTCTGACAATTGGTCTTGCCATCGCTATAGTTGTTTGTGTGCTTATATACCTCACGCTTTTTGCAATCTACCCAAACACTAGTGCAGGAGCATGA
- the rnr gene encoding ribonuclease R, translated as MVLIKNVLDCIQTKGFAGNIKDLTQKVSQQLDEPATDIMSAINSLIKSGDLYEYEPGLFVSSMEAGLLKGKILINSRGFGFLQVDDGDDIFVPERCVNGAFNNDIVLVKLNRTRGDDKYKFEGAVMKILERGTTQIVGKFQQFKGFGYVLSDDAKFSQDVYVAKGNTMNAKSGDVVVVDIIKFTPNRNPEGKVVEVIGDRGKKGNDVLALMRQYKLYEEFPKNVLKEALTIPEVVPEAKKQGRQDFSKITTFTIDGEDAKDFDDAVSLEILPDGNYYLGVHIADVGEYVKYRSILDEEAMKRGTSVYFCDRVIPMLPVELSNGICSLKQGVDRLTLSVMLTINKNGDVINHEICESFIKSKYRMTYTKVFGIINEDKELCRQYSDIVDIVKNMHKLSLILEEKRHERGAINFDFAETQLVLDENGRLVDVKAREVNAAHKLIETFMVIANEVVAEHMYKLKVPFVYRVHEKPDTDKMTMFFNFINVFGVKYDCDISNVRPKDMQKILEKIQGQSYKDVIEMLMLRSLKKAKYLPECLGHFGLANVYYCHFTSPIRRYPDLTIHRIIKQMLKGKLSQFDKHGLLQFVTESSDTSSEREKLAEEMERAVDDLKKVEFLSRHLEEEYEGIISGVIAKGYFVLLSNTCEGFVSFENMPEDYYVYDETKLSLVGKQNFFRLGEKVKIKVKDANIRERRVAFSFVEKVR; from the coding sequence ATGGTTTTAATTAAAAATGTTTTGGATTGTATACAGACCAAAGGATTTGCGGGCAATATCAAGGATTTGACCCAAAAGGTGTCGCAGCAGCTTGATGAGCCTGCTACCGACATAATGTCTGCAATCAATAGTTTGATAAAGAGCGGGGATTTGTATGAATATGAGCCCGGGCTTTTTGTTTCGTCTATGGAGGCAGGACTTCTTAAGGGGAAAATTTTGATAAACAGTCGGGGCTTTGGGTTTTTGCAGGTTGACGACGGTGATGATATTTTTGTGCCCGAACGCTGTGTAAACGGCGCCTTTAACAACGATATAGTGCTGGTCAAACTTAACAGAACACGCGGAGATGACAAGTATAAGTTTGAAGGCGCGGTAATGAAGATTTTGGAGCGGGGCACCACGCAGATTGTAGGAAAGTTTCAGCAGTTTAAGGGTTTTGGATATGTTCTTTCAGATGACGCCAAGTTTTCGCAGGATGTGTATGTTGCAAAGGGCAACACCATGAACGCTAAAAGCGGAGATGTGGTAGTTGTGGATATTATTAAGTTTACCCCCAACCGCAACCCTGAGGGTAAGGTTGTTGAGGTTATTGGCGACCGAGGCAAAAAAGGAAACGATGTTCTGGCGCTGATGAGACAATATAAGCTTTATGAAGAATTTCCTAAAAATGTTTTGAAAGAGGCTTTGACCATCCCTGAAGTTGTGCCCGAAGCAAAAAAACAGGGTAGGCAGGATTTTAGTAAGATTACAACCTTTACTATCGATGGTGAGGATGCAAAAGATTTTGATGATGCAGTGTCGCTTGAAATTCTGCCGGACGGAAATTATTATCTGGGCGTTCATATAGCCGATGTAGGCGAATATGTAAAATATCGTAGTATTCTTGATGAAGAAGCTATGAAGCGCGGAACCAGCGTGTATTTTTGCGATAGGGTTATTCCTATGTTGCCGGTTGAGCTTTCAAACGGTATATGCTCGTTGAAGCAGGGCGTAGACAGGCTGACGCTTTCGGTTATGCTGACCATTAACAAAAACGGTGACGTTATAAATCACGAAATTTGCGAGAGCTTTATAAAAAGTAAATACAGGATGACATACACCAAGGTTTTTGGCATAATAAATGAAGATAAAGAGCTTTGCCGACAATACAGCGATATTGTGGATATTGTAAAAAACATGCATAAGTTGTCGCTGATACTTGAAGAAAAACGGCATGAGCGCGGTGCCATAAATTTTGACTTTGCCGAAACTCAGCTTGTTTTGGATGAAAACGGAAGGCTGGTTGACGTAAAAGCACGGGAGGTAAACGCCGCTCACAAGCTGATAGAGACTTTTATGGTAATAGCAAACGAGGTTGTAGCAGAGCATATGTATAAGCTTAAGGTGCCGTTTGTTTATCGTGTTCACGAAAAGCCCGACACCGACAAAATGACAATGTTCTTTAATTTTATTAATGTATTTGGCGTAAAGTATGACTGCGACATATCGAATGTAAGGCCTAAAGACATGCAGAAAATTCTGGAAAAAATTCAAGGGCAGTCATATAAAGATGTTATTGAGATGCTTATGCTGCGCTCACTTAAAAAAGCGAAGTATTTGCCTGAATGTCTTGGGCACTTTGGTCTGGCCAATGTTTATTATTGTCACTTTACGTCGCCTATAAGAAGATATCCGGACCTGACTATTCACCGCATCATAAAGCAGATGCTTAAGGGGAAGCTGTCTCAGTTTGATAAGCATGGGCTTTTGCAGTTTGTGACGGAGAGCAGTGATACCTCAAGTGAGCGTGAGAAGCTTGCCGAAGAAATGGAAAGAGCGGTTGATGACCTTAAGAAGGTGGAGTTTTTAAGCCGCCATCTTGAAGAAGAATATGAAGGCATAATATCAGGCGTAATTGCAAAGGGATATTTTGTGCTGCTCTCAAACACCTGTGAGGGTTTTGTAAGTTTTGAAAATATGCCTGAAGATTATTATGTATATGACGAAACAAAACTGTCGCTTGTCGGAAAGCAGAATTTTTTCAGGCTTGGTGAAAAGGTTAAAATAAAAGTTAAGGATGCCAATATCCGTGAGCGGCGTGTGGCATTCAGCTTTGTGGAGAAAGTCAGATAG
- the smpB gene encoding SsrA-binding protein SmpB — protein MSVVLNKKARFNYEILSKLTSGIVLKGCEVKSVRAGNININESFVFIKNDEVYLRNCYIKPYGAENNFSESPTRDRKLLLNKSEIIRLKQKVGEKGLTLVALKVFFERNLVKVEIALARGKKLYDKKQTLKERDIQRETGIK, from the coding sequence ATGAGTGTTGTTTTAAACAAAAAGGCACGGTTTAACTATGAAATATTGTCAAAACTCACTTCGGGAATAGTGCTTAAGGGCTGTGAAGTAAAGAGTGTGCGTGCTGGCAACATAAACATAAACGAAAGCTTTGTGTTTATCAAAAATGACGAGGTATATCTAAGGAATTGTTATATCAAGCCATACGGTGCTGAAAACAACTTCAGCGAAAGCCCGACGCGAGACAGAAAGCTGCTGCTCAACAAAAGCGAAATAATCAGACTTAAACAAAAAGTAGGTGAAAAAGGACTGACATTGGTGGCACTTAAGGTATTTTTTGAAAGAAATTTGGTTAAAGTAGAAATAGCACTTGCCCGGGGCAAAAAGTTGTATGACAAAAAACAAACACTGAAAGAAAGAGACATTCAGCGGGAGACCGGCATAAAGTAA
- a CDS encoding patatin-like phospholipase family protein has product MGFFSFFKLRAKKQAVDDAAIHKHQKAKLGLVLGGGATRGFAHIGVIKAFEEWGIDVDFIAATSAGSIVGALYAAGLGYEEIYARAKTLRKKDIVSKKLFLLPSKTTGLENVMKDTIGDLSFSELKKPLAVVAVDLVSGEEVVITKGKVCKAVAGSCSVPGFFVPTEFEEMHLADGSLQNNIPADVARSFGCNYVIAVDVNSTRGSGTESLKMTDVLSSALGILMKSNSVKGYMHSDIMLQPNMKRFSSQKIEGLEDMIEEGYSAAIERMDEIEALISGKPKAKNQKEKSFSSIYKARII; this is encoded by the coding sequence ATGGGTTTTTTCAGTTTTTTTAAGCTTAGAGCAAAGAAGCAGGCAGTGGATGACGCAGCTATTCACAAGCACCAAAAAGCCAAGCTTGGACTTGTTTTGGGAGGAGGTGCTACCAGAGGGTTTGCTCATATTGGCGTAATAAAGGCATTTGAAGAATGGGGAATAGATGTGGACTTTATTGCCGCTACGAGTGCCGGCAGCATTGTTGGGGCACTTTATGCTGCAGGGCTTGGATATGAGGAAATATACGCCAGAGCCAAAACTCTTAGGAAGAAGGACATAGTATCCAAAAAATTATTTTTGCTGCCTTCAAAAACTACGGGACTTGAAAATGTTATGAAAGATACCATAGGAGACCTGTCGTTTAGTGAGCTTAAAAAACCGCTTGCTGTGGTAGCAGTGGACCTTGTCAGTGGCGAAGAAGTTGTTATAACGAAAGGAAAGGTGTGCAAAGCTGTTGCGGGCAGCTGTTCGGTTCCGGGCTTTTTTGTGCCTACTGAGTTTGAAGAAATGCACCTTGCTGACGGAAGCCTGCAAAACAATATTCCCGCAGATGTGGCCAGAAGTTTTGGTTGCAATTATGTTATTGCGGTTGACGTGAACTCAACAAGAGGCTCCGGCACCGAATCGCTTAAAATGACCGATGTGCTCAGCAGTGCGCTGGGGATTTTGATGAAGAGTAACTCTGTGAAAGGTTATATGCACAGCGACATAATGCTGCAGCCCAACATGAAGCGGTTCAGTTCGCAGAAGATAGAAGGGCTGGAAGACATGATAGAAGAAGGTTATAGTGCCGCAATAGAGCGTATGGACGAAATTGAAGCGCTTATTTCAGGCAAGCCCAAAGCCAAAAATCAGAAGGAAAAAAGTTTCAGTAGCATATATAAGGCGCGCATAATTTAA
- a CDS encoding MBL fold metallo-hydrolase, protein MANNSNNNKKNAPKKSINIKTTKGGIKITTGSSSKTTKSANTKANTKTTTKSSAGSSSSAAKLSGIKFSVPRIIVFCVIAVLCGVSFVFSAPLERLINFNLNNINYDMAAASDASLRVHYIDIGQGDCTVIELPDDKVMMIDCGLELSNRSKNATKTMNYLDEIVFANRAVARIDYFIITHPDFDHIAAAEQVLDKYDIGIVYRPHVYYYKAGDAGSEIFDSSLYGSDDTLTWKGTVRAINDNAESVEFNSKDLGTAISYDDSNDAKDYTFTFYGPVSQKYSDKNDYSPVMVLNNNGKTFMFTGDASKAIEQAAVNYVNELGGPQISELDIDVLHLGHHGSDTSSSAEFLSVTTPIYAIISVGANNTYGHPNNKVINRVNDIGATILRTDISGSIVGFVSASGTIEFVLGSFDPNLYHIKWSYIAISIIVVSAVVCFIPKKSISKKQ, encoded by the coding sequence ATGGCAAACAACAGCAATAATAATAAAAAAAATGCTCCAAAGAAAAGCATTAATATAAAAACAACGAAAGGGGGCATTAAAATAACAACGGGCAGCAGTTCTAAAACAACAAAGAGTGCCAATACAAAAGCAAATACAAAGACAACAACCAAATCGTCCGCCGGCAGTTCCTCTAGTGCCGCTAAGCTTTCGGGCATTAAGTTCAGCGTGCCAAGAATAATTGTATTTTGTGTGATTGCGGTGCTTTGCGGAGTAAGCTTTGTATTCAGCGCACCCCTTGAGCGTCTGATAAATTTTAATTTAAACAACATAAATTATGACATGGCAGCAGCTAGTGATGCTTCTTTACGTGTGCATTATATCGATATAGGGCAAGGTGATTGTACGGTTATAGAACTGCCGGATGATAAGGTTATGATGATAGACTGCGGACTTGAGCTTAGCAACCGCAGTAAAAACGCTACCAAAACAATGAATTATCTTGATGAAATTGTCTTTGCAAACAGAGCGGTTGCCAGAATTGATTATTTTATTATTACTCATCCTGATTTTGACCATATTGCTGCAGCCGAACAGGTGCTTGACAAGTATGATATAGGCATAGTTTATAGGCCGCATGTTTATTATTATAAGGCCGGTGACGCGGGGAGCGAAATTTTTGACAGCTCTTTGTATGGAAGCGATGACACATTGACATGGAAAGGCACCGTAAGAGCAATAAATGATAATGCAGAAAGTGTAGAATTTAACAGCAAGGATTTAGGCACAGCTATATCGTATGATGACTCCAATGATGCAAAGGATTATACTTTCACTTTTTATGGTCCTGTTTCTCAAAAATACAGTGACAAAAATGATTATTCTCCTGTGATGGTTCTAAACAACAACGGCAAAACTTTTATGTTTACGGGAGACGCTTCAAAGGCTATTGAACAAGCGGCTGTAAATTATGTAAACGAACTCGGAGGGCCGCAGATAAGTGAACTTGATATTGACGTTTTACATTTAGGTCACCACGGCAGCGACACTTCATCTTCAGCGGAGTTTTTGAGCGTGACCACACCTATATATGCCATTATTAGTGTAGGTGCCAACAACACTTATGGACATCCAAACAATAAGGTAATAAATAGAGTGAACGATATTGGTGCCACAATTTTACGCACCGATATCAGCGGCAGTATTGTCGGTTTTGTGTCAGCTTCAGGTACAATAGAATTTGTCTTGGGCTCCTTTGACCCAAACCTGTATCACATTAAGTGGAGCTATATTGCGATAAGTATAATAGTGGTTTCAGCGGTGGTGTGCTTCATTCCTAAAAAGAGCATAAGCAAAAAACAATAA
- a CDS encoding ribonucleoside triphosphate reductase produces MIKQVLKRDGTTQEYNKKKIADAIFKAAVACDGQDRDKAEDLAAQVEQILNSTYSGKTPTVEQVQDVVEKVLIENRHARVAKAYILYREKRTMARESNALIGATIGLFSNYLNNDDWVIKENANQGYSIGGLNNYVREAFTKNYWLNEVYPVEVREAHTSGIIHLHDLGFFGPYCAGWDLRQLLTDGFGGVPRKVTSKPAKHLRSFLGQIVNATFTLQGEAAGAQAWSNFDTYCAPFIRFDNMTYKQVKQCLQEFIFNINVPTRVGFQCPFSNVTLNITCPKTLKDQPVVIGGNMMDTNYGDYQVEMDIFNKAFCEVILEGDSSGRVFTFPIPTINVTKDFDWNSEVVNSIMDITCKYGIPYFANYVNSDLSPDDAVSMCCRLRLDVSELRKRGGGLFGSNPLTGSIGVVTLNLPRIGYLADSEEEYFALVDKYCDVAKSSLEIKRKIVEKQTRNGLYPYSKFYLRGVKERTGNYWSNHFNTIGIVGMNESLLNFMGKDITTEEGQAFAVKVMEHMRDKMKEYQKQTGNQYNLEATPAEGVAPRFAKIDKKRFPEIITAGKEEVCYTNSTQVPVGFSNDIFKVIKLQDTLQSLYTGGTVLHLYLGEKIEDKETAKKLLQKIFLQTKMPYISITPTFSVCEEHGYIAGEHFECPKCGREAEVWSRVVGYLRPVQDYNESKFDEYMTRQKFRINEDDA; encoded by the coding sequence ATGATAAAACAAGTTTTGAAAAGAGACGGCACAACACAAGAGTACAACAAAAAGAAAATCGCGGACGCTATATTTAAAGCGGCGGTTGCATGTGACGGGCAGGATAGGGATAAAGCTGAGGATTTGGCTGCTCAGGTTGAGCAGATTTTAAACTCTACATATTCGGGCAAGACACCAACCGTTGAACAGGTTCAGGACGTTGTAGAAAAGGTGCTCATTGAAAACAGACATGCAAGGGTTGCAAAGGCCTATATTCTATACCGTGAAAAGCGCACCATGGCACGTGAGTCAAACGCTTTGATAGGTGCTACTATAGGGCTGTTTTCAAATTACCTTAACAACGACGATTGGGTCATCAAAGAAAACGCCAATCAGGGATATAGCATAGGGGGTCTCAACAACTACGTCAGAGAAGCTTTCACCAAAAACTATTGGCTCAATGAGGTCTATCCCGTTGAGGTGCGCGAAGCGCATACAAGCGGTATTATACACCTTCATGACCTCGGGTTTTTCGGACCTTATTGTGCGGGCTGGGATTTACGGCAGCTTTTGACCGACGGCTTTGGAGGAGTTCCCAGAAAGGTAACCAGCAAGCCAGCCAAGCACCTGCGCTCGTTTTTGGGTCAGATAGTTAATGCAACCTTTACTTTGCAGGGCGAGGCTGCTGGAGCACAGGCATGGAGTAACTTTGACACATATTGTGCACCCTTTATAAGATTTGATAACATGACATATAAGCAGGTTAAGCAGTGCTTGCAGGAGTTTATTTTTAACATTAATGTGCCTACCAGAGTAGGCTTTCAGTGTCCGTTCAGCAATGTTACGCTCAACATTACTTGCCCCAAAACCTTGAAAGACCAGCCGGTTGTTATCGGCGGCAATATGATGGATACCAACTACGGTGATTATCAAGTTGAAATGGATATATTCAACAAGGCCTTTTGTGAGGTTATTTTAGAAGGCGATAGTAGCGGCAGGGTATTTACTTTCCCCATTCCTACAATCAATGTTACGAAAGACTTTGATTGGAACAGTGAGGTAGTGAACTCTATTATGGATATTACCTGTAAGTATGGTATTCCGTATTTTGCAAACTACGTAAACTCTGACCTGAGCCCCGACGATGCGGTTTCAATGTGCTGCAGGCTGCGTCTTGATGTAAGCGAACTGCGAAAACGCGGCGGAGGATTGTTTGGTTCAAACCCGCTTACAGGCTCAATAGGAGTTGTTACGCTCAACCTTCCCAGAATCGGTTATCTTGCCGACAGTGAAGAAGAATATTTTGCGCTTGTTGACAAATATTGTGATGTTGCAAAAAGCTCGCTTGAAATTAAGCGAAAAATTGTTGAAAAGCAGACCCGCAACGGGCTGTATCCTTACTCTAAGTTCTATTTGAGGGGAGTAAAGGAGAGAACCGGCAACTATTGGAGCAACCACTTTAACACTATAGGTATTGTTGGTATGAACGAAAGTCTGCTTAACTTTATGGGCAAAGACATAACCACTGAAGAAGGACAGGCGTTTGCGGTAAAGGTTATGGAGCACATGAGAGACAAAATGAAGGAATATCAGAAGCAGACGGGTAACCAGTATAACTTGGAAGCAACACCTGCCGAAGGCGTAGCTCCGAGATTTGCTAAGATTGACAAAAAGAGATTCCCTGAAATAATTACCGCAGGCAAGGAAGAGGTGTGCTATACCAACTCCACTCAAGTGCCGGTAGGGTTCAGCAACGATATATTCAAGGTTATAAAGCTTCAGGATACCCTTCAGTCGCTGTATACCGGAGGAACGGTTTTGCACCTTTATCTTGGAGAAAAGATAGAGGACAAAGAGACCGCCAAAAAGCTTTTGCAAAAGATTTTTTTACAGACCAAAATGCCATATATATCAATTACGCCTACATTCAGTGTGTGCGAAGAGCACGGGTATATTGCGGGCGAGCACTTTGAATGTCCTAAGTGTGGCAGAGAGGCTGAGGTCTGGAGCAGGGTTGTAGGGTATCTTCGCCCTGTTCAGGATTATAACGAAAGCAAATTTGACGAATATATGACAAGGCAGAAGTTTAGAATCAATGAGGATGACGCTTAG
- a CDS encoding anaerobic ribonucleoside-triphosphate reductase activating protein, whose amino-acid sequence MRIAGFVRNSLIDYPHHIACVVFTPGCNMGCQYCHNKHLNVQNINIAEQEVFDYLTQNRGFLEGIVISGGEPTLQKDLGEFIKKVKALGFKVKLDTNGTNIKAVKKLMDQNLLDFVAMDIKAPFEKYKEVTYTDDDMQSIVALKDFLLNGSVDYEFRTTFINTLTIEDIITIAKSISGAKTFAIQKYRPNLAGETTHDDSEQNEAARAAGQFVGTVINRGL is encoded by the coding sequence ATGAGGATAGCGGGTTTTGTTAGAAATTCACTGATAGACTATCCGCACCATATTGCGTGCGTTGTGTTTACACCGGGATGTAATATGGGCTGTCAGTATTGCCATAATAAGCATTTAAATGTTCAGAACATAAATATAGCCGAGCAGGAGGTCTTTGACTATCTGACGCAAAACAGAGGGTTTTTAGAGGGTATTGTAATAAGCGGCGGTGAGCCTACGCTTCAAAAAGACCTAGGTGAGTTTATAAAAAAAGTTAAGGCTCTGGGGTTTAAGGTTAAGCTAGACACCAACGGCACCAATATTAAAGCGGTAAAAAAACTTATGGACCAAAACCTGCTGGATTTTGTGGCAATGGATATCAAGGCTCCGTTTGAAAAATATAAAGAGGTTACTTATACAGACGACGATATGCAATCTATTGTTGCGCTTAAAGACTTTCTTTTAAATGGCTCGGTTGACTATGAATTTAGAACGACATTTATAAATACGCTGACGATAGAAGATATAATTACAATAGCAAAAAGTATATCAGGCGCCAAAACCTTTGCTATTCAAAAATACAGGCCCAATCTTGCCGGCGAAACTACACACGATGATAGTGAGCAGAACGAGGCGGCAAGGGCA